GATGGAGCAGAGAAGCGCCGAACGTATTTTTGAGCGATCGCTCAAATCAGGACATGACACTTCCTGCCGTTGATGTGTCTTCAGGCTAACTGGATTTGAGTGATCACTCAAGATAAAATTTGAGCGTTCACTCAAGATTCATCCGGTCGCCGCCGCGGCCGCCAGGACGCGCCCATGCCACGCCAGACCCGCCACGACCGTCAGCACTCCCTGGATCAGGCCCTCGCCCTGTTCTGGCGCAAGGGCTATCACGCCGCCTCGCTGAAGGATCTCGAGGGCGCCCTCGACATGCGCCCGGGCAGTATCTATGCGAGCTTCGGCAGCAAGGAGCGGCTGTTCGGCGAGGTGCTCGACCGCTACGGCCGCCAGGGACTGGTGGAGCTCGAGCGCACCCTGGCCGCCAACCCCTCGCCACTGGGCGGCCTGGCCGACTACCTGCGGCTGCTGGGTGGCCTGCGGGACACCCCCAGACCCTGCCATGCCTGCCTGCTGATGAAGACGCTGCTGGAGCTCGGCGCGGAGGGCGTCAACGCCCGCCTCGCCCGGGAGCTGCTGGACGGCATGGAGGCGCGCTTCACCGCCGCCTTCGAAGCCGCCCGGGAGGCCGGCGAACTCGCCGATGACGCCCCCGCGCGCCAGCCGGCCCGGCTGGCCCGCCGCTACCAGACCATGATCATGGGGCTACGCGCCCAGGCCGAGCGCGCGACCGACGCAGCCGAGCTCCACGCCCTGGCCGACGATCTCGCCGACGACCTGCTCACCCTGAGCGCTCGCCGCCACTGACCCTTCTTAGCCAGGCGCCCCACTGGGGATAGCACCCAGCGGACGAGGGCGATCCCGGATAAGCATCGGCCTGACATCAGGGCCTTGTGCCACGCAGCGCGGTGGCACGGGGCGGCTCGCCGAAGCGCCGCCGATAGGCTCGCGAGAAGTGGGCCAGGTGCGAAAAACCGGCGGCATAGGCGGCTTCGGTCACGCTGGAGTGGCTGTCGGCGAGGATGCGCTGGGCGTGGTCCAGGCGCATCCCGAGGTAGCACTGCTTGGGGGTCTCGCCGAAGTGGGCGGCGAACTGCCGGGTCAACTGCCGCTGCGACTGCCCCGCCAGCCGGCAGATCTCCGGAACCCCCAGCGCCTGGGCCAGGTTGGCCTCCATCACCGCCAGGGCGCGCACCACGCTGCGAGGCAGCGACGGATCCCCGCGGCGCTCGCGCCCCGTGGCGATGCCCTCGCCTCGCTGGTAGCCGATCTGTCGCCCCACGGCATCGGCCAGGGAGGGCCCATAGCGCCTCTCGACCCATGACAGCATCAGGTCGATGCCGGCCGCGCCCCCTGAGCCGGTGAGGCGGCCTTCCTCCCATTCGTAGAGCGCCGAGCTCACCGTGAGCTCGGGAAACTCCTGATGAAAGGCCGGCACGCTCTCCCAGTGCATGGCCACCCGATAGCCTTGCAGGACC
The genomic region above belongs to Halomonas sp. YLGW01 and contains:
- a CDS encoding TetR/AcrR family transcriptional regulator: MPRQTRHDRQHSLDQALALFWRKGYHAASLKDLEGALDMRPGSIYASFGSKERLFGEVLDRYGRQGLVELERTLAANPSPLGGLADYLRLLGGLRDTPRPCHACLLMKTLLELGAEGVNARLARELLDGMEARFTAAFEAAREAGELADDAPARQPARLARRYQTMIMGLRAQAERATDAAELHALADDLADDLLTLSARRH
- a CDS encoding helix-turn-helix domain-containing protein, producing MTDTSWPYVRPDSPPLLAPDDAELTLNVWLLPKFSMLTLFCLLEPLRVANRFGRDLFAWRLLSSDGQAVVASNGVRIDVDGRLDSLCQDARRDHLASESRLMVVSSYEPEATVEAEDRAVLRWLAAHGAWLGGLDTAPFILARAGVLQGYRVAMHWESVPAFHQEFPELTVSSALYEWEEGRLTGSGGAAGIDLMLSWVERRYGPSLADAVGRQIGYQRGEGIATGRERRGDPSLPRSVVRALAVMEANLAQALGVPEICRLAGQSQRQLTRQFAAHFGETPKQCYLGMRLDHAQRILADSHSSVTEAAYAAGFSHLAHFSRAYRRRFGEPPRATALRGTRP